The following proteins come from a genomic window of Thiothrix unzii:
- a CDS encoding PLP-dependent aminotransferase family protein produces MTLYDDIANKLTAHIDNGIYQQGTRLPGVRRLSQQFGVSISTIVQAQRQLENLCLIEARPRSGYYIRLRPWLKPELPTTSQPVLKPTPVTGQELVLQLAQATSRAGFVQLGAAVPDESFMPMRAFQRSLAKTVRHYGKRAANYAFPPGLPELQQQLARRMHLCGSPVAANRILITNGCQEALSLALQTVACAGDIIAIESPTFYGLLQVIESLGMKALEIPTDPQEGISLPALERALEQWSVKACVLIPNFSNPLGSLMPVERKQQLVALAHRHDLLLIEDDIYGDLGFNGARPPNLLSVEPDPANGNVIYCASFSKTVAQGLRIGWMVLPERFFRRAEYLKYVTNLAAPTLPQLALADFLAHGGYERYLRQVQTRYARQVDLFSHAISQHFPAGTRVTQPKGGFVLWVELAEGRNTLQMTQHLLKQGISIAPGQIFSATQKYRNCIRISCAQPWTEQVEQAVAKVGALCAIPLAF; encoded by the coding sequence ATGACCCTCTACGACGATATTGCCAACAAACTCACCGCCCACATCGACAACGGCATCTACCAGCAAGGCACGCGCCTGCCCGGTGTACGCCGCCTCAGCCAGCAATTCGGCGTAAGCATTTCCACCATCGTGCAAGCGCAACGCCAGCTCGAAAACCTTTGTCTGATCGAAGCCCGCCCGCGTTCCGGTTATTACATTCGCCTGCGCCCCTGGCTCAAACCCGAATTGCCTACCACTTCACAACCTGTCCTCAAACCCACGCCCGTAACGGGTCAAGAACTGGTGTTACAACTCGCGCAAGCCACCAGCCGCGCCGGTTTCGTGCAACTGGGGGCAGCCGTGCCGGATGAATCGTTCATGCCGATGCGTGCCTTTCAGCGCAGCCTCGCCAAAACCGTGCGGCACTATGGCAAACGCGCCGCCAACTACGCTTTCCCGCCCGGTTTGCCCGAATTGCAGCAACAACTGGCGCGGCGAATGCACCTGTGTGGCAGCCCCGTTGCCGCCAACCGCATCCTCATCACCAACGGCTGTCAGGAAGCACTTTCGCTTGCCCTGCAAACCGTTGCCTGTGCGGGCGATATTATCGCTATCGAATCACCGACCTTCTACGGCTTGCTGCAAGTCATTGAATCATTAGGCATGAAGGCACTGGAAATTCCCACCGACCCGCAGGAAGGCATCAGCTTGCCCGCCCTCGAACGCGCTTTGGAACAATGGTCGGTGAAAGCCTGTGTGCTGATCCCCAATTTCAGTAACCCGCTTGGCAGCCTGATGCCGGTGGAGCGCAAGCAGCAACTGGTCGCCCTCGCCCACCGTCACGACTTACTACTGATCGAAGATGATATTTACGGCGACCTCGGTTTCAACGGCGCACGCCCGCCCAACTTGCTCAGTGTCGAGCCAGATCCTGCCAACGGCAATGTGATTTACTGTGCGTCGTTTTCCAAAACCGTGGCGCAAGGCTTACGGATTGGTTGGATGGTATTGCCGGAACGCTTTTTCCGCCGCGCCGAATACCTCAAATACGTCACCAACCTTGCCGCGCCGACGCTGCCCCAATTGGCACTGGCGGATTTCCTTGCGCACGGCGGCTACGAACGTTATTTGCGCCAAGTGCAAACCCGCTACGCCCGCCAAGTCGATTTGTTCAGCCACGCCATTAGCCAGCATTTCCCCGCAGGCACACGGGTGACGCAACCCAAAGGCGGCTTCGTATTGTGGGTGGAATTGGCGGAGGGCAGGAATACTTTGCAGATGACGCAACACTTGCTGAAACAAGGCATTAGCATTGCACCGGGGCAAATCTTTTCCGCCACGCAAAAATACCGGAATTGCATCCGCATTAGTTGTGCGCAGCCATGGACAGAGCAAGTCGAACAAGCGGTGGCGAAAGTGGGCGCGTTGTGTGCTATTCCACTGGCTTTTTGA
- a CDS encoding tautomerase family protein → MPYIAVRISKTVSATQAQQLAGGITDIMTNTLRKQRSLVAVSIESIPASQWFIASQDMEVLQNITAFVSGIITEGTNTEAEKSRAIAAIFALLTEVLGELAEASYVVLDCVPASDWGYSGKTQASRKATRKQE, encoded by the coding sequence ATGCCTTACATTGCAGTCCGTATCAGCAAAACCGTATCCGCCACGCAAGCCCAGCAACTGGCTGGCGGAATCACCGACATCATGACCAATACCCTGCGCAAACAGCGGTCGTTGGTGGCGGTTTCCATTGAAAGTATCCCGGCCTCCCAATGGTTTATCGCCAGTCAGGATATGGAGGTGCTGCAAAACATCACCGCGTTTGTGTCCGGCATTATCACGGAGGGTACGAATACGGAAGCCGAAAAATCCCGCGCCATTGCCGCCATCTTTGCGCTATTGACCGAGGTTTTGGGTGAGCTGGCGGAAGCCAGTTACGTGGTGTTGGACTGCGTACCTGCAAGCGATTGGGGCTACAGCGGTAAAACCCAGGCAAGCCGCAAGGCGACAAGGAAACAGGAATAG
- a CDS encoding LysR substrate-binding domain-containing protein produces the protein MKQANVSTELLQTFVTVVESGGFIRAAQHLYKTQSTVSQQIRKLETELDANLFATSGRRRLLTPAGEQFLGYAKRWLALQDEALFALAKNSLAAEIRLGVSHSLSEGVLPELLAQFSRAYPHVNLVVETGYGNELIQRYDSGDYDLILTLEREPLAGKVIGTAAMVWIGKAGSEWSGLHPLRLAGYQGACEFRQAATHALDQAGIPWRIVYSTNSLAALMAAVRAGLAVTVRADCAVSAGLAILAPPPSVPELPTISVVLRNRTLSEASEWLAAALQKTGLQAA, from the coding sequence ATGAAGCAGGCCAATGTCAGTACGGAGCTACTGCAAACCTTTGTTACCGTAGTCGAGTCCGGTGGTTTTATCCGTGCAGCGCAGCACTTGTATAAAACACAATCCACCGTTAGCCAGCAAATCCGTAAGCTGGAAACAGAGCTTGATGCCAACCTGTTCGCCACTTCGGGAAGGCGACGGTTACTGACACCTGCCGGGGAACAGTTCCTCGGCTATGCCAAACGTTGGCTGGCATTACAGGATGAAGCCTTGTTTGCACTAGCAAAAAACAGCCTTGCCGCCGAAATCCGTCTGGGTGTTAGTCATAGCTTAAGCGAAGGTGTACTCCCGGAATTATTGGCGCAATTTTCCCGTGCTTACCCGCACGTCAATCTGGTGGTGGAAACAGGCTATGGTAATGAGTTGATCCAGCGCTATGACAGTGGCGATTACGATCTCATTCTGACCCTGGAGCGTGAACCGCTGGCAGGCAAGGTGATTGGAACTGCCGCGATGGTCTGGATCGGCAAGGCGGGGAGTGAATGGTCTGGTCTGCATCCCCTGCGGCTGGCGGGGTATCAGGGGGCTTGCGAGTTTCGGCAAGCCGCCACCCATGCGCTGGATCAGGCAGGCATACCTTGGCGGATTGTTTATAGCACCAACAGCTTGGCGGCATTGATGGCGGCGGTACGGGCAGGGCTGGCAGTAACGGTGCGTGCCGATTGCGCTGTTTCTGCCGGATTGGCAATCCTTGCTCCACCACCAAGTGTTCCTGAATTGCCCACCATTAGCGTAGTGTTGCGCAATCGTACCTTGAGCGAAGCCAGTGAATGGCTGGCAGCGGCTTTGCAAAAGACTGGATTACAAGCCGCGTGA
- the ilvE gene encoding branched-chain-amino-acid transaminase translates to MFDQARCWIDGSIMPASEAKISVFDHGFLYGDGVFEGVRFYNGKAFRLPLHLKRLQRSAQALQLAIPLSADELAQAVAELIAASPLSDGYLRIIVTRGVGVLGINPTTCQQPSVIIIADQLQMVSDAQRAQGVRAIIASTRRLTPDRLDSRIKSLNYLNAILARMEANYAGVEEAILLNDRGCVAEGTADNLFIVSDGVLLTPPATEGALAGITRQNVLELAVANGIPAREAILTPYDLYNADECFLTGTGAKLIPVREIDGRKMAECPGTYYQQLTQAFSTLIQQETGG, encoded by the coding sequence ATGTTTGACCAAGCCCGCTGCTGGATAGACGGCAGCATTATGCCCGCATCAGAAGCAAAAATTTCGGTTTTTGACCACGGTTTCCTGTATGGCGATGGCGTATTTGAAGGCGTGCGTTTCTACAATGGCAAGGCATTCCGCCTGCCTTTGCACCTGAAGCGTTTGCAGCGTTCAGCGCAGGCGTTGCAACTGGCAATTCCACTGTCAGCCGATGAATTGGCGCAAGCGGTGGCGGAACTCATTGCTGCTTCGCCCCTGAGCGACGGCTATTTGCGTATTATCGTGACACGCGGGGTTGGAGTGCTGGGTATCAATCCCACCACTTGCCAACAGCCGAGTGTCATCATCATTGCCGACCAGTTGCAGATGGTGAGTGATGCGCAGCGGGCGCAAGGGGTACGGGCAATCATCGCTTCGACGCGCCGTTTGACCCCCGACCGGCTGGATTCGCGTATCAAAAGCCTCAACTACCTCAATGCGATTCTGGCGCGGATGGAAGCCAACTACGCAGGGGTGGAAGAAGCGATTCTGCTCAATGACCGGGGCTGCGTGGCAGAAGGTACGGCAGACAACCTATTCATCGTCAGCGATGGTGTGTTGCTGACACCGCCCGCTACCGAAGGCGCATTGGCAGGCATTACTCGCCAAAACGTGCTGGAACTGGCGGTCGCCAACGGCATCCCGGCGCGTGAGGCAATCCTCACACCCTACGATCTCTACAACGCCGATGAATGTTTCCTCACCGGCACAGGCGCGAAACTGATTCCGGTACGCGAAATCGACGGGCGGAAAATGGCAGAATGCCCCGGAACCTACTATCAACAACTGACACAGGCATTTTCCACCCTGATCCAGCAAGAAACAGGAGGCTGA
- a CDS encoding protein tyrosine phosphatase family protein, giving the protein MSTILNYRYINARLASSGQPLADEIQSIADAGYEAVINLAMPYSPNVLEDEGFRVISLGLDYYHIPVPWEEPTLAHLQRFCALMQMLEGRKVWVHCALNHRVSAFLFQYHHLVLGMPEADAKAVMLPEWEPDEVWQAFLQIDSNLTRLAPGAIPVGSYGDE; this is encoded by the coding sequence ATGAGCACCATCCTCAACTACCGCTACATCAACGCACGGCTCGCCAGTTCCGGCCAGCCGCTGGCGGATGAAATCCAGTCGATTGCTGATGCTGGCTACGAGGCAGTGATTAATCTGGCGATGCCGTATTCACCGAATGTACTGGAAGACGAAGGTTTCCGCGTCATCAGCCTGGGGCTGGATTACTACCACATTCCCGTACCGTGGGAGGAGCCAACACTAGCGCACTTGCAACGTTTCTGCGCCCTGATGCAAATGCTGGAAGGGCGCAAGGTGTGGGTGCATTGCGCACTCAATCACCGCGTTTCCGCGTTTCTATTCCAGTATCACCACTTGGTGCTGGGGATGCCGGAAGCAGACGCCAAAGCCGTGATGCTGCCGGAATGGGAGCCGGATGAAGTCTGGCAGGCGTTTTTGCAGATCGACAGCAACCTGACCCGGCTGGCTCCGGGCGCGATACCGGTTGGGAGTTATGGTGATGAGTGA
- a CDS encoding GFA family protein has protein sequence MSEQESRIWYGSCHCGQVKFTVITVLDKVVQCNCSICSKKGVLHHRVKPEQFQLLQGQEALQLYQFDTKEAKHWFCRHCGIHPFSNPRAAPDMISINVCCLDDFELDMVKPEVIPFDGRNWEAAVAKLNQQLNF, from the coding sequence ATGAGTGAGCAAGAATCCAGAATCTGGTACGGAAGCTGCCATTGCGGACAGGTCAAATTTACCGTCATCACGGTGCTGGACAAAGTGGTGCAATGCAATTGTTCCATCTGTAGCAAGAAAGGCGTGCTGCATCACCGGGTTAAACCGGAGCAATTCCAGCTATTGCAGGGGCAGGAAGCCTTGCAGCTTTACCAGTTTGATACGAAAGAAGCGAAACACTGGTTTTGCCGTCACTGCGGCATCCACCCATTCAGTAACCCCCGCGCCGCGCCGGACATGATCAGCATCAATGTGTGCTGTCTGGATGATTTCGAGCTGGATATGGTCAAACCCGAAGTGATCCCGTTTGACGGTCGCAACTGGGAAGCGGCTGTTGCAAAGTTGAACCAACAATTAAATTTTTGA
- a CDS encoding arylamine N-acetyltransferase family protein produces MLAENFNLTAYCQRIGYTGELRPNLATVQALMQHQLRSVPFENLDVLAGKPISLNPDDIVAKIVGRQRGGYCYEVNGMFAMALQALGIPYQFVAARPMFYPMKRPRTHMALLVTLDGAEWLCDLGFGSYGIRAPLRLDVLETPIPQGCDTFMLSEEGGDIILKAQVEGAWAKQYGFNRCPVEWIDFAPANWLNSTHPDAVFTQKPLVVCFTANGRNILFGDSFKQVDAGITTQRTLAPHEQAAVLEEHFGLRS; encoded by the coding sequence ATGCTTGCCGAAAATTTCAACCTCACCGCTTACTGCCAACGAATCGGCTACACAGGCGAATTACGCCCCAACCTTGCCACCGTACAAGCCCTGATGCAGCACCAGTTGCGCAGTGTACCCTTTGAAAACCTGGACGTATTGGCAGGCAAACCCATTTCCCTTAACCCCGATGACATCGTGGCGAAAATCGTTGGTAGGCAGCGTGGCGGCTACTGCTACGAAGTCAACGGCATGTTTGCAATGGCACTGCAAGCCTTGGGAATCCCTTACCAGTTTGTCGCTGCCCGCCCGATGTTTTACCCGATGAAACGCCCACGTACCCACATGGCGTTGCTGGTCACGCTGGACGGAGCAGAATGGTTGTGTGATCTCGGTTTTGGCAGTTACGGCATCCGCGCACCGCTGCGGCTGGATGTGCTGGAAACGCCAATCCCACAAGGTTGCGACACTTTCATGCTGAGTGAGGAAGGTGGCGATATTATCCTCAAAGCGCAAGTGGAAGGAGCATGGGCAAAGCAATACGGCTTTAACCGCTGCCCGGTCGAGTGGATTGATTTTGCTCCGGCAAACTGGTTGAACTCTACCCACCCCGACGCAGTGTTTACCCAGAAACCGCTGGTGGTGTGCTTCACCGCAAACGGGCGCAATATCCTGTTTGGCGACAGTTTTAAGCAGGTGGATGCGGGTATCACCACCCAGCGCACCCTTGCGCCACATGAACAAGCGGCGGTATTGGAAGAACATTTCGGATTGAGGTCGTAA
- a CDS encoding Uma2 family endonuclease, with product MLQVKPCFSREDYLLLEAQSDVKHEFLAGQAYAMAGGTFNHARVAGNLFASLRQLLRGKPCQPMNSDMRVHTPSGLDTYPDVSVYCGQPDLNDKQTTLLNPVLLVEVLSPSTREYDRSSKFAHYRSIPSLQDYLLIDPEAVAVEHFHRLKRDEWLLRVYSQPDDVLVFDTLGISLALNEFYTQ from the coding sequence ATGTTGCAAGTAAAGCCCTGCTTTAGTCGTGAAGATTATCTGCTATTGGAAGCGCAGAGTGATGTCAAACATGAGTTCTTGGCAGGGCAGGCGTATGCGATGGCGGGTGGTACGTTCAACCATGCGCGGGTGGCGGGCAATCTGTTTGCGAGTTTGCGTCAGTTATTGCGTGGTAAGCCTTGCCAACCGATGAATAGCGATATGCGAGTGCATACGCCGTCGGGTTTGGATACTTACCCCGATGTGTCAGTGTATTGTGGGCAACCCGATTTGAATGACAAGCAGACAACGTTACTGAATCCTGTTTTATTGGTTGAAGTCTTATCACCTAGTACCCGTGAGTACGACCGCAGCAGTAAGTTTGCACATTACCGTTCCATTCCCAGCTTGCAAGACTATCTGCTGATTGACCCGGAAGCGGTAGCTGTTGAGCATTTTCACCGTCTGAAACGTGATGAATGGTTGCTGCGTGTTTATAGCCAACCGGACGATGTGCTGGTGTTTGATACGTTAGGAATTAGCTTGGCACTTAACGAGTTTTATACGCAGTGA
- the hrpA gene encoding ATP-dependent RNA helicase HrpA — MNPQRRALRLQNLPTPTYPDDLPVAQRREEILKAISTHQVVILCGETGSGKTTQLPKMCLELGRGVNGFIGHTQPRRIAARSVAARIAEELKTVLGQQVGYKVRFHDRCSPDSYIKLMTDGILLAEIQQDKLLRQYDTLIIDEAHERSLNIDFLLGYLKWLLPKRRDLKVIITSATIDPERFSQHFDNAPIINVSGRTYPVEIRYRPLVDVDAEEELERDQTQAILDAVDELGREAPGDILVFLPGEREIRETAEALRKHHPPATEILPLYARLSNEEQHRIFEPHGRRRIVLATNVAETSLTVPGIKYVVDSGYARISRYSWRAGVQRLPIEKVSQASANQRSGRCGRVSNGIAIRLYSEDDYNKRALFTEPEILRTNLAAVILQLATMWVADVEDFPFVEPPDTRLVRDGYKLLYELGAVDDDYNVTAIGHQLAKLPLDPRYGRMLLAAHDNGALREVLIIVSALTLQDPRERPIDKQQAADEKHSRFKHEESDFLGFLKLWDYFHEQRKHLSQRKFRELCQKELLSYMRLREWHDIHTQLHQMVLEMGGTVLPPAPLAGEGLGMGGSTSTAGYDAIHLSLLTGLLSNIGQKDEEREYLGAGGRKFHIFPASSLKKKAPQWLMAAELVETSRLYARVVAKIQPEWVEKLADHLLRRHYTEPHWEQKSAQVAAFERTALFGITITPKRKVSYGRIDPPVCREIFIRHALVYGEYRTAAPFFRHNADLISEIEVLEAKGRRRDILADEQRLYDFYAPLIPAQVVNGHSFERWRKHAEHKNPKLLFLTRDYLMQREAGHERSGQYPDSLQVQGMILPLRYHFDPKADDDGVTVRVPLLGLNQLAPTRFEYLVPGMLEEKITALIRGLPKHVRKQFVPAPDYARACLESIQPSDDVPLQVQVEKHLRRMTGSQIPPEAWAELELPTHLLMRFEVADDSGKVVKAGRDLDALKGKVREQTQHQLAVQPVQSIERTGITAWDFGDLPDNHWLEMGGMKLRTWPALVDNGNSVSIRLFDNEPDATAQHWCGVLRLFLLALPAEVRDVPKHTQQMAAMCLQYAATGKCEELKESITRYVFRQAFADYLTIRKQDSFAQALGECRKQVFAQAQETARLLAPTLSLYHDIRKSLKSKAPPTWLEALNDINDQLNHLVYVGFLEAITPDELRHFPRYLKGIQRRLQKLAENPTKDRALRVQVQPFWDQWKERHKRGKSSEKRHEYRWLLEEFRISLFAQELGTAKPASSKRLEAVWKEANV, encoded by the coding sequence GTGAACCCCCAACGCCGCGCCCTGCGCCTGCAAAACCTGCCCACACCCACCTACCCGGACGACCTGCCGGTTGCGCAACGCCGCGAAGAAATCCTCAAAGCGATCAGCACCCACCAAGTCGTGATTCTGTGCGGGGAAACCGGTTCGGGTAAAACCACCCAGTTGCCGAAAATGTGTTTGGAATTGGGGCGCGGGGTCAACGGTTTCATCGGTCACACCCAGCCACGCCGAATTGCTGCGCGGAGTGTGGCAGCGCGGATTGCGGAAGAGTTGAAAACGGTTTTGGGGCAACAGGTCGGTTATAAGGTGCGTTTCCACGACCGTTGCTCGCCCGACAGTTACATCAAGCTGATGACCGACGGGATTTTGCTGGCGGAAATTCAGCAAGATAAGCTGCTGCGCCAATACGACACCCTGATTATCGACGAAGCCCACGAACGCAGCCTCAATATCGACTTTTTGCTGGGCTACCTGAAATGGTTATTGCCGAAACGCCGTGACCTGAAAGTCATTATCACCTCTGCCACCATCGACCCCGAACGCTTTTCGCAACATTTTGATAACGCGCCGATTATTAATGTGTCGGGGCGTACTTATCCGGTGGAAATCCGTTATCGCCCGCTGGTGGACGTGGATGCGGAAGAAGAACTTGAACGTGACCAAACCCAAGCGATTTTGGACGCGGTGGATGAATTGGGGCGCGAAGCTCCCGGCGATATTTTGGTGTTTTTACCCGGTGAGCGTGAAATCCGGGAAACGGCGGAAGCGTTACGCAAACATCATCCACCTGCGACGGAAATTTTGCCATTGTATGCGCGGCTTTCCAACGAGGAACAGCACCGTATTTTCGAGCCACACGGGCGGCGGCGCATCGTCTTGGCAACCAACGTGGCGGAAACCTCGCTCACTGTTCCCGGCATTAAATACGTGGTGGATAGCGGCTATGCGCGGATTTCGCGCTATTCCTGGCGGGCGGGGGTGCAGCGTTTACCGATTGAAAAAGTCTCGCAAGCCTCGGCGAATCAGCGTTCCGGGCGGTGCGGGCGGGTTAGTAACGGTATCGCGATTCGTCTTTACAGCGAAGACGATTACAACAAACGGGCGTTATTTACTGAGCCGGAAATTTTGCGCACCAACTTGGCGGCGGTCATTTTGCAATTGGCGACGATGTGGGTGGCGGATGTCGAAGATTTCCCCTTTGTTGAGCCGCCTGATACCCGTTTGGTGCGCGACGGTTACAAGTTGCTGTACGAATTGGGCGCGGTGGATGACGATTACAATGTCACCGCTATTGGTCATCAACTCGCCAAATTGCCGCTCGACCCGCGTTACGGGCGGATGCTGTTGGCGGCACACGACAACGGTGCGTTACGCGAAGTGCTGATTATTGTCAGTGCGTTAACCTTGCAAGATCCGCGTGAACGCCCGATTGATAAGCAACAAGCCGCTGACGAAAAACACAGCCGTTTCAAGCACGAAGAATCCGATTTCTTGGGCTTTTTGAAACTGTGGGACTATTTCCACGAACAGCGTAAACACCTGTCGCAGCGCAAATTCCGCGAGTTGTGCCAGAAAGAACTGCTGTCGTATATGCGCTTGCGCGAGTGGCACGATATTCACACCCAATTGCATCAAATGGTGCTGGAAATGGGCGGTACTGTCTTACCCCCTGCCCCCCTTGCGGGGGAAGGGTTGGGGATGGGGGGAAGTACTAGCACAGCCGGTTACGACGCGATTCATTTGAGTTTGCTCACGGGTTTGCTCAGCAATATCGGGCAAAAAGACGAAGAGCGCGAATATTTAGGCGCGGGCGGGCGCAAGTTCCACATTTTTCCCGCCTCCAGCTTGAAGAAAAAAGCCCCGCAATGGCTCATGGCAGCGGAGTTGGTGGAAACTTCACGTTTGTATGCGCGGGTAGTAGCAAAAATCCAGCCGGAATGGGTGGAAAAGCTCGCCGATCATTTGCTGCGCCGCCATTACACCGAGCCGCATTGGGAACAAAAATCCGCGCAAGTTGCTGCATTTGAACGCACCGCATTATTCGGTATTACCATTACCCCTAAACGTAAAGTCAGTTACGGGCGCATTGACCCGCCCGTGTGCCGTGAGATTTTCATCCGGCACGCGCTGGTGTACGGTGAATACCGCACTGCCGCGCCGTTCTTTCGCCACAATGCCGATTTAATCAGCGAAATCGAAGTGCTGGAAGCCAAAGGTCGCCGCCGCGATATTCTCGCCGATGAACAGCGTTTGTACGACTTTTACGCGCCGTTAATTCCCGCGCAAGTGGTCAACGGGCATTCGTTTGAACGCTGGCGCAAACACGCGGAACACAAAAATCCCAAGCTACTATTTTTGACCCGTGATTACCTGATGCAGCGCGAAGCAGGGCATGAACGCAGCGGACAATACCCCGACAGCTTGCAGGTGCAGGGAATGATTTTGCCGTTGCGTTACCATTTCGACCCGAAAGCGGATGACGATGGTGTGACCGTGCGTGTGCCGTTGCTGGGTTTAAATCAGCTTGCGCCGACGCGCTTTGAATACCTCGTGCCGGGGATGTTGGAAGAAAAAATTACCGCACTGATTCGCGGCTTGCCGAAACACGTGCGTAAACAGTTTGTGCCTGCACCGGATTACGCACGGGCTTGCCTAGAATCCATTCAACCCAGCGATGATGTGCCGTTGCAAGTGCAGGTGGAAAAGCATTTGCGGCGCATGACTGGCAGCCAAATTCCGCCCGAAGCATGGGCAGAATTGGAATTGCCGACACACTTGCTAATGCGTTTTGAAGTCGCCGACGACAGTGGCAAAGTGGTGAAAGCAGGGCGCGATTTAGACGCACTCAAAGGCAAAGTGCGCGAACAAACTCAGCACCAATTGGCAGTGCAACCGGTGCAATCCATCGAACGCACCGGCATTACGGCGTGGGACTTTGGCGATTTACCCGACAATCATTGGCTGGAAATGGGAGGGATGAAATTGCGCACTTGGCCTGCGCTGGTGGATAACGGCAATAGCGTCAGCATTCGCCTGTTTGATAACGAACCGGATGCTACCGCGCAACATTGGTGTGGTGTATTGCGCTTATTCCTGCTGGCACTGCCTGCGGAAGTACGCGATGTGCCGAAGCACACCCAGCAGATGGCGGCAATGTGTTTGCAATACGCCGCGACGGGCAAGTGCGAAGAACTCAAGGAAAGCATTACCCGTTACGTTTTCCGCCAAGCATTTGCCGATTATCTCACCATTCGCAAACAGGATAGCTTTGCCCAAGCGCTCGGCGAATGCCGCAAGCAAGTGTTTGCCCAAGCGCAGGAAACCGCGCGGCTGCTTGCCCCGACGTTAAGTCTTTACCACGACATCCGTAAATCCCTGAAAAGTAAAGCACCACCCACCTGGCTGGAAGCATTAAACGACATCAACGACCAACTCAACCATCTGGTGTACGTCGGTTTTCTGGAAGCGATAACCCCGGACGAATTGCGCCACTTCCCGCGTTACCTCAAAGGCATTCAACGCCGTTTGCAAAAACTGGCGGAAAACCCAACCAAAGACCGCGCCTTACGGGTGCAAGTGCAACCGTTTTGGGATCAGTGGAAAGAGCGTCACAAGCGTGGTAAATCCAGCGAAAAACGCCACGAATACCGTTGGTTGCTGGAAGAGTTCCGCATTTCACTGTTCGCGCAAGAGTTAGGGACAGCGAAACCCGCCTCCAGCAAGCGACTGGAAGCGGTGTGGAAAGAGGCAAACGTTTAG